The following coding sequences are from one Canis lupus dingo isolate Sandy chromosome 21, ASM325472v2, whole genome shotgun sequence window:
- the SPTY2D1 gene encoding protein SPT2 homolog isoform X2 produces MAKRTKDNFHGYNGIPVEEKSKKRQAVESHTSQGTEQEYEMEEEDEFLEYNQAESEQEYEEEQEPPKVESKPKVPLKSAPPLMNFTDLLRLAEKKQYEPVEIKVVKKTEERPMTAEELREREFLERKQRKKRPETDARLPPTKKAPSQKESVGTKLSKHPSSRGTPLPHAEKKSRPSTANEKHLGVSSSKSMPGERTKAGSVNCSQPLLREGHNRPVFNGAGKPHSSTYSPSVSKTCAKGTQKSVTEHKAKKSPPHPSHSRPGPMVTPHSKAKSPSVRHPGNSSSSAPGRPSTGTPRPTVSSGPVPRRQNGSSSSGPERSVSGTKKPASDLNLSRRTLGGTSGPGHPASSSNGPGRPTNGSGGSGRSVGSSSGPGRPISSPHDLRRPMSGSAPPGRPVSGPGRPVSGPGRPVSGPGRSVSGPGRSISGSVPAGRTLSSSGPGRPVSSLGPGRPVSSSSLPLKPKCTVVSETISSKNIISRSSNGQMNGMKPSLSGYRSAQVPQRPPFPSSYKRQREYEDEEDEDEYDSEMEDFIEDEGEPQEEISKHIREIFGYDRKKYKDESDYALRYMESSWKEQQKEEAKSLRLGMQEDLEEMRREEEEMKRRKAKKLKKR; encoded by the exons ATGGCCAAGAGGACAAAGGATAATTTCCATGGTTACAACGGGATTCCTGTTgaggaaaaatcaaagaagaggCAGGCAGTGGAAAGCCACACTAGCCAGGGAACAGAACAAGAAtatgaaatggaagaagaagATGAATTCTTAGAATACAATCAAGCAGAGTCAGAGCAGGAGTATGAGGAAGAGCAAGAACCTCCCAAAGTTGAAAGCAAACCAAAGGTCCCCCTCAAAAGTGCCCCGCCACTCATGAACTTCACTGATCTACTCAGGCTGGCTGAGAAAAAGCAGTATGAACCAGTGGAGATCAAGGTAGTGAAGAAGACAGAAGAGCGGCCTATGACTGCAGAGGAACTTAGGGAGCGAGAATTCCTTGAAcgaaagcagaggaaaaagagaccTGAGACAGATGCAAGACTACCTCCAACCAAAAAGGCACCCTCTCAGAAAGAAAGCGTGGGCACAAAACTTAGCAAGCATCCTTCTTCCAGGGGTACTCCTCTTCCTCATGCTGAGAAGAAATCCAGACCCAGCACAGCCAATGAGAAACACTTAGGTGTGTCTTCATCCAAATCCATGCCAGGAGAGAGGACCAAAGCAGGATCTGTCAACTGCTCTCAACCCTTACTTCGTGAGGGCCATAACAGACCTGTTTTTAATGGGGCTGGAAAGCCCCACTCCAGCACCTATTCACCAAGTGTCTCAAAGACTTGTGCTAAAGGGACTCAGAAATCTGTTACTGAGCACAAAGCCAAAAAATCTCCTCCCCATCCTAGCCATTCCAGGCCTGGGCCCATGGTTACCCCACACAGTAAAGCTAAGAGTCCAAGTGTCAGGCATCCAGGCAACAGCTCCAGCTCAGCTCCTGGACGGCCCAGCACAGGGACTCCTCGGCCTACAGTTAGTTCTGGCCCTGTGCCCAGGCGCCAGAATGGCAGCTCCAGCTCAGGACCTGAGCGATCAGTCAGTGGGACCAAGAAGCCAGCCAGTGACTTAAATCTCTCCAGACGGACACTCGGTGGTACAAGTGGCCCTGGGCACCCTGCAAGCAGCTCAAATGGCCCTGGGCGACCCACCAATGGCTCAGGTGGTTCTGGGAGATCTGTGGGCAGCTCTAGTGGCCCTGGGCGGCCTATCAGCAGTCCACATGACCTTCGACGACCAATGAGtggctctgcccctcctgggCGGCCAGTCAGTGGCCCAGGGCGGCCAGTCAGTGGCCCAGGGCGGCCAGTCAGTGGCCCTGGGCGGTCTGTCAGTGGCCCTGGGCGATCAATAAGTGGCTCAGTTCCAGCTGGACGGACTCTCAGTAGTTCAGGCCCTGGGAGACCGGTGAGCAGCTTGGGACCCGGGCGACCAGTTAGTAGCTCTAGTCTCCCCCTAAAGCCCAAGTGTACTGTTGTGTCAGAAACAATTTCTTCCAAGAATATAATTAGCCGATCCAGcaatggacagatgaatggaatgAAGCCTTCCTTATCTGGCTACAGATCTGCCCAAG TTCCTCAAAGGCCTCCATTCCCCAGTAGTtacaagaggcagagagaatatgaagatgaggaagatgaggaTGAATATGACTCTGAAATGGAAGATTTTATTGAAGATGAAGGAGAACCTCAGGAAGAAATATCCAAGCACATTCGAGAAATCTTTGGCTATGACCGAAAAAA ATACAAAGATGAAAGCGATTATGCCTTACGTTACATGGAGAGTAGTTGGAAagagcagcagaaggaagaagcaaagag tttaaGACTAGGTATGCAGGAGGACTTAGAGGAAATGAGAcgtgaagaagaagaaatgaagcgTCGAAAGGCCAAGAAGCTGAAGAAGCGTTAG
- the SPTY2D1OS gene encoding putative transmembrane protein SPTY2D1OS has product MIVLGWMLFVGLACYMGTFPEFMPPTLKWKEKWPVQENKTRLRSWALDEDPQL; this is encoded by the exons ATGATCGTGCTTGGCTGGATGCTTTTTGTTGGACTTGCATGTTACATGGGCACATTTCCAGAGTTCATG CCTCCAACTCTGAAGTGGAAGGAAAAGTGGCCTGTTCAGGAGAACAAGACACGACTGAGGAGCTGGGCTTTGGATGAAGACCCGCAACTCTGA
- the SPTY2D1 gene encoding protein SPT2 homolog isoform X1 — translation MDFREILLIASKGQGVNNVPKRYSLAVGPPKKDPKVKGVQSAAVQAFLRRKEEELRQKALEEKRRKEELVKKRIELKHDKKARAMAKRTKDNFHGYNGIPVEEKSKKRQAVESHTSQGTEQEYEMEEEDEFLEYNQAESEQEYEEEQEPPKVESKPKVPLKSAPPLMNFTDLLRLAEKKQYEPVEIKVVKKTEERPMTAEELREREFLERKQRKKRPETDARLPPTKKAPSQKESVGTKLSKHPSSRGTPLPHAEKKSRPSTANEKHLGVSSSKSMPGERTKAGSVNCSQPLLREGHNRPVFNGAGKPHSSTYSPSVSKTCAKGTQKSVTEHKAKKSPPHPSHSRPGPMVTPHSKAKSPSVRHPGNSSSSAPGRPSTGTPRPTVSSGPVPRRQNGSSSSGPERSVSGTKKPASDLNLSRRTLGGTSGPGHPASSSNGPGRPTNGSGGSGRSVGSSSGPGRPISSPHDLRRPMSGSAPPGRPVSGPGRPVSGPGRPVSGPGRSVSGPGRSISGSVPAGRTLSSSGPGRPVSSLGPGRPVSSSSLPLKPKCTVVSETISSKNIISRSSNGQMNGMKPSLSGYRSAQVPQRPPFPSSYKRQREYEDEEDEDEYDSEMEDFIEDEGEPQEEISKHIREIFGYDRKKYKDESDYALRYMESSWKEQQKEEAKSLRLGMQEDLEEMRREEEEMKRRKAKKLKKR, via the exons aaaaggtaTAGTTTGGCAGTGGGGCCTCCCAAAAAAGACCCAAAAGTTAAGGGTGTCCAATCTGCAGCCGTTCAGGcttttctcagaagaaaagaagaggagctCAGGCAAAAAG CTttagaggaaaaaaggagaaaagaagagctAGTAAAAAAGCGAATTGAACTAAAACATGACAAGAAAGCAAGAGCTATGGCCAAGAGGACAAAGGATAATTTCCATGGTTACAACGGGATTCCTGTTgaggaaaaatcaaagaagaggCAGGCAGTGGAAAGCCACACTAGCCAGGGAACAGAACAAGAAtatgaaatggaagaagaagATGAATTCTTAGAATACAATCAAGCAGAGTCAGAGCAGGAGTATGAGGAAGAGCAAGAACCTCCCAAAGTTGAAAGCAAACCAAAGGTCCCCCTCAAAAGTGCCCCGCCACTCATGAACTTCACTGATCTACTCAGGCTGGCTGAGAAAAAGCAGTATGAACCAGTGGAGATCAAGGTAGTGAAGAAGACAGAAGAGCGGCCTATGACTGCAGAGGAACTTAGGGAGCGAGAATTCCTTGAAcgaaagcagaggaaaaagagaccTGAGACAGATGCAAGACTACCTCCAACCAAAAAGGCACCCTCTCAGAAAGAAAGCGTGGGCACAAAACTTAGCAAGCATCCTTCTTCCAGGGGTACTCCTCTTCCTCATGCTGAGAAGAAATCCAGACCCAGCACAGCCAATGAGAAACACTTAGGTGTGTCTTCATCCAAATCCATGCCAGGAGAGAGGACCAAAGCAGGATCTGTCAACTGCTCTCAACCCTTACTTCGTGAGGGCCATAACAGACCTGTTTTTAATGGGGCTGGAAAGCCCCACTCCAGCACCTATTCACCAAGTGTCTCAAAGACTTGTGCTAAAGGGACTCAGAAATCTGTTACTGAGCACAAAGCCAAAAAATCTCCTCCCCATCCTAGCCATTCCAGGCCTGGGCCCATGGTTACCCCACACAGTAAAGCTAAGAGTCCAAGTGTCAGGCATCCAGGCAACAGCTCCAGCTCAGCTCCTGGACGGCCCAGCACAGGGACTCCTCGGCCTACAGTTAGTTCTGGCCCTGTGCCCAGGCGCCAGAATGGCAGCTCCAGCTCAGGACCTGAGCGATCAGTCAGTGGGACCAAGAAGCCAGCCAGTGACTTAAATCTCTCCAGACGGACACTCGGTGGTACAAGTGGCCCTGGGCACCCTGCAAGCAGCTCAAATGGCCCTGGGCGACCCACCAATGGCTCAGGTGGTTCTGGGAGATCTGTGGGCAGCTCTAGTGGCCCTGGGCGGCCTATCAGCAGTCCACATGACCTTCGACGACCAATGAGtggctctgcccctcctgggCGGCCAGTCAGTGGCCCAGGGCGGCCAGTCAGTGGCCCAGGGCGGCCAGTCAGTGGCCCTGGGCGGTCTGTCAGTGGCCCTGGGCGATCAATAAGTGGCTCAGTTCCAGCTGGACGGACTCTCAGTAGTTCAGGCCCTGGGAGACCGGTGAGCAGCTTGGGACCCGGGCGACCAGTTAGTAGCTCTAGTCTCCCCCTAAAGCCCAAGTGTACTGTTGTGTCAGAAACAATTTCTTCCAAGAATATAATTAGCCGATCCAGcaatggacagatgaatggaatgAAGCCTTCCTTATCTGGCTACAGATCTGCCCAAG TTCCTCAAAGGCCTCCATTCCCCAGTAGTtacaagaggcagagagaatatgaagatgaggaagatgaggaTGAATATGACTCTGAAATGGAAGATTTTATTGAAGATGAAGGAGAACCTCAGGAAGAAATATCCAAGCACATTCGAGAAATCTTTGGCTATGACCGAAAAAA ATACAAAGATGAAAGCGATTATGCCTTACGTTACATGGAGAGTAGTTGGAAagagcagcagaaggaagaagcaaagag tttaaGACTAGGTATGCAGGAGGACTTAGAGGAAATGAGAcgtgaagaagaagaaatgaagcgTCGAAAGGCCAAGAAGCTGAAGAAGCGTTAG